ATGAGGAAAGAGCCAGAGCAGCCTGTTCCTGATCTGTTTGGTCTTCAAAccatagatgatggggtttagcatggggggcaccaggaggtaCATGTTGGCCATGAGAACGTGGAAACGCAGGGGCACATTCTGGGCAAACCGGTGTGTGAGGATGAAGAAAAGAGCTGGGATGTAAAAGGCTAAGGTGGCAaacaggtgggagctgcaggtccaAAAAGTCTTCATCCAGGcgtcctttgtggggaggctgaagatggctcTGAGAATCTGTGTGTAGGACAGGGCAATCAAAAACACATCCACACCAGTGATGAGGAATATCAGAGAGAAGCCATAGTAATTATTGACACGGATGTCAGCACAGGCCAACTTCACCATGGATATATGCTCACAGTAGGTATGGGGTATGATGTTGGTTCTGTGATATGGGCACCGCCTGGCCAGGAAGGGATTGGGCAGTACGAGTATGCTGCTGCGTAGTACCACGGCCAGGCCTAGCTTGGCCACCGCCGCgtttgtcaggatggtggaatgtctcaggggatggcagatggccacaTAGCGATCCAAAGCCATGGTTACGAGGATCCCAGACTCCATCGCTGAGAAGCAGTGAATGAAGTACAGCTGAGTGAGGCAGGCTCTGAAATctatctccctggaattgaaccagaagatgctcagcattttgggcacGGTGGATGTAGACAGGGCCAGGTCGGTGACAGCCAGCATGCaaagg
The Eretmochelys imbricata isolate rEreImb1 chromosome 1, rEreImb1.hap1, whole genome shotgun sequence DNA segment above includes these coding regions:
- the LOC144277418 gene encoding olfactory receptor 52E4-like, whose translation is MSDSNTTDFTNPSTFILLGIPGLEAAHVWISVPFCAIYTLAILGNFTILLIVKIEPSLHGPMYYFLCMLAVTDLALSTSTVPKMLSIFWFNSREIDFRACLTQLYFIHCFSAMESGILVTMALDRYVAICHPLRHSTILTNAAVAKLGLAVVLRSSILVLPNPFLARRCPYHRTNIIPHTYCEHISMVKLACADIRVNNYYGFSLIFLITGVDVFLIALSYTQILRAIFSLPTKDAWMKTFWTCSSHLFATLAFYIPALFFILTHRFAQNVPLRFHVLMANMYLLVPPMLNPIIYGLKTKQIRNRLLWLFPHKGPKIFSWWSGSKTSLHAELSGDMVLSPLS